The Streptomyces sp. NBC_01363 region CGAGAACGCCGGGGGTCACCTTGTTCTTGTCGAGCTCAGCGGCAAGCGGAACGAGGTCGGTCAGTGCCTGGGTCGCGTACATATCAGGCATTGTCGCGGATGCCCGCGAAGAGGTCGCTCTCGGGGAGGGAGGTATCGACGAGGGACTTCGCCAGCTCGTACTCCTCGGTCGGCCAGACCTCCTTCTGGATGTCCATCGGAACGCGGAACCAGCCGCCGTCCGGATCGATCTGCGTGGCGTGCGCGACCAGCGCCTTGTCGCGGATCTCGAAGAAGTCCGCACACGGAACGTGCGTGGTCAGCGTGCGTTCGTCGCGCTCGAACTCCTTCCAGCGCTTCAGCCAGTCGCCGTACGGCGACTCCAGGCCGCGGGCCAGCAGCGCCTCGTGCAGCGCCACCGTGCGCGGCCGGTTGAAGCCCTGGTTGTAGTAGAGCTTCTGCGGCTGCCAGGCCGGGCCGAACTCCGACTCGGGGAACTTCTCGGTGTCCGCCGCACCGTCGAAGGCGATCATCGTGATCGTGTGGGTCATGATGTGGTCGGGGTGCGGGTACCCGCCGTTCTCGTCGTACGTCGTGATGACCTGCGGACGGAACGCGCGGATGCTGCGGACGAGACGGCCCGCGGCCTTCTCCTCGTCCTCCAGCGCGAAGCAGCCCTCGGGCAGCGGCGGCAGCGGGTCGCCCTCGGGCAGGCCCGAGTCGACGAAGCCGAGCCACTCCTGCTCGACGCCCAGAATCTCCCGGGCCTCGTCCATCTCCTTCTTGCGCACCTCGTGGATGTTCTCCTCGATGTACGCGTCGCCCTGGAGCTTCGGATTGAGGATGGAGCCGCGCTCTCCTCCCGTGCAGGTCACCACCAGCACGTCCACCCCCTCGGACACATACTTGGCCATGGTGGCCGCGCCCTTGCTCGACTCGTCGTCGGGGTGGGCGTGGACGGCCATCAGTCGCAGCTGCTCGGTCAAGACTCGATCCTCAGTGATTCGGCACATGGGCAGGCTTCTATAGTGACCGAACCGGGGGGTGGAAAATTCCTCGATCCCCGGCCCAGGAGGAACGATCATGACCGCGGTGCCCGAGGCGCCTCCGGAGAACCGCTACGGCCGCTCCGCGGACCAGCGCGCGGACCGCCGGCTGAAGATCATCGGCTCGGTGCTGGGCGTCGTGCTTCTCGGTGTGGTCGGCTGGATCGGTTACGACTACGTCGCCGGCCAGGGCATCAGCGCCGAGGTGATCAAGCGCAAGGTCGTCTCGGACGAGCGGGTCGACATCCACCTCGAAGTGCGCAAGGACAAGGACGTCGAGGGCTACTGCACCCTGCGCGCGCAGCAGGAGGACGGCAGCGACGTGGCCCGCAAGGACTTCCGCTTCGACGAGCGCACGGACCGGATCGACCGGATCCTGACGCTGCGTACGACGTCCAGGGCGACCAGCGTCGAGCTGCTGGGCTGCACCGTCGACGACGGGGCCTCGCACTGACCGGCGCACGCCGGCCCTGACCCACCGTTCCCGGGCCCGACCTGCGCATACGCGGTCCCGTCGATTTACCTTCTCCCCCTTTTCCTGCGGAATTGTTAGGCTCGTGGTTTCGCCCACCCGTGGAAGCACATGCTTACGGGTAGGGCGATGCTTTGTATTCCCAGTACCGACGAGGAGCACCCTGTGACCCAGACCAGCGAAAACGTCACCTGGCTCACGCAGGAGGCGTACAACCAGCTCAAGGCCGAGCTGGAGTACCTGTCTGGTCCCGCGCGCACGGAGATCGCCGTAAAGATCGCGGCGGCCCGTGAGGAGGGCGACCTGCGCGAGAACGGCGGGTACCACGCGGCCAAGGAGGAGCAGGGCAAGATGGAGCTCCGGGTGCGCCAGCTGACCCAGCTCCTGGAACACGCGAAGGTCGGCGAGGCACCCGCCGACGACGGCGTGGTCGAGCCCGGCATGGTCGTGACGAT contains the following coding sequences:
- the mca gene encoding mycothiol conjugate amidase Mca — its product is MTEQLRLMAVHAHPDDESSKGAATMAKYVSEGVDVLVVTCTGGERGSILNPKLQGDAYIEENIHEVRKKEMDEAREILGVEQEWLGFVDSGLPEGDPLPPLPEGCFALEDEEKAAGRLVRSIRAFRPQVITTYDENGGYPHPDHIMTHTITMIAFDGAADTEKFPESEFGPAWQPQKLYYNQGFNRPRTVALHEALLARGLESPYGDWLKRWKEFERDERTLTTHVPCADFFEIRDKALVAHATQIDPDGGWFRVPMDIQKEVWPTEEYELAKSLVDTSLPESDLFAGIRDNA
- a CDS encoding DUF4307 domain-containing protein — protein: MTAVPEAPPENRYGRSADQRADRRLKIIGSVLGVVLLGVVGWIGYDYVAGQGISAEVIKRKVVSDERVDIHLEVRKDKDVEGYCTLRAQQEDGSDVARKDFRFDERTDRIDRILTLRTTSRATSVELLGCTVDDGASH
- the greA gene encoding transcription elongation factor GreA — protein: MTQTSENVTWLTQEAYNQLKAELEYLSGPARTEIAVKIAAAREEGDLRENGGYHAAKEEQGKMELRVRQLTQLLEHAKVGEAPADDGVVEPGMVVTISFDNDPDDTMTFLLASREYASSDIETYSPQSPLGTGVNGKRMGEDAEYELPNGKTATVKILAAKPYTG